From a region of the Syngnathoides biaculeatus isolate LvHL_M chromosome 2, ASM1980259v1, whole genome shotgun sequence genome:
- the pdyn gene encoding proenkephalin-B: protein MEWYVLVLMLSLPSSMHTHCSSQCHKCLQYILKPGNTYSSLWCGVLCQDEPGLCEDAPGLEDMRREGEKAQEEEEDEEGGSKQADVPFVKTLDQTARELLSSPWRDKHVAEKVADLLKTQAGDGGADDAREGNVLGGYDLVKRYGGFLRKFGPKSKRSQPGEPEELQKRYGGFMRRIRPKLNNIKWDKRYGGFLRRHFKISARSAEEPLSSYYDDLSPETR from the exons ATGGAGTGGTATGTCCTGGTGCTGATGCTGAGCTTGCCCTCCTCCATGCACACACATTGCTCTTCGCAGTGTCACAAATGCTTGCAGTACATTCTCAAGCCCGGCAACACCTACAGTAGCCTG TGGTGCGGGGTGTTGTGTCAGGATGAGCCGGGGTTGTGTGAGGATGCTCCGGGGCTGGAGGACATGAGACGCGAAGGTGAGAAggcgcaggaggaggaggaggacgaagagGGGGGCAGCAAACAAGCCGACGTGCCCTTCGTGAAGACGCTGGACCAAACCGCCAGGGAGCTGCTGTCCTCCCCTTGGCGGGACAAGCACGTCGCGGAGAAAGTGGCCGACTTGTTGAAGACGCAGGCGGGGGATGGAGGAGCGGACGACGCCCGGGAGGGGAACGTGCTCGGCGGCTACGATCTCGTCAAACGCTACGGCGGCTTTTTGCGCAAGTTTGGCCCCAAGTCCAAGAGAAGCCAGCCCGGGGAGCCCGAAGAGCTCCAGAAGCGCTACGGCGGCTTCATGAGGAGGATCCGACCCAAACTCAACAACATCAAGTGGGACAAGCGTTACGGAGGCTTCCTCCGTCGTCACTTCAAGATCTCGGCGCGCTCCGCGGAGGAGCCTCTCTCGTCTTACTACGACGACCTCAGTCCAGAAACAAGATGA